ATCGTCCACCATCCGGACTACGATGCCGGCTTCGCCGTCAATCACCGCTTCCCGATGAGCAAATATCCGCTTTTGATGGAGACGTTGTCGGCGCGTGGATTGGCTCTACCGGGCGCCTTGCATCAGCCCCGGCCCGCGTCAGCCAACTGGTTGAAATGCGCGCATGACGCAACCTATGTCGATCAGGTCATCGACTGCGCGGTGCCGGCGAAAATCGAACGCGAGATCGGCTTTCCTGTCGGCCCGCGGGTGTCGTTGCGTGCCCAGCTTGCGGCCGCTGGCACCGTTCTGGCCGCACGGCTGGCGCTCGAACATGGCATAGCCTGCAATGCCGCCGGCGGCAGCCATCATGCGCGCCGCGCGCAAGGCGCCGGTTTCTGCACCTTCAACGACGTCGCGGTGGCGGCGCTGACATTGCTGGACGAAGGCCGGGTCGGCAACGTTCTAGTGGTCGACCTCGACGTGCATCAGGGCGATGGCACCGCCGACATCCTGCGCGACGAGCCGCGCGTGTTCACCCTGTCCGTGCATGGCGAGCGCAACTACCCGGTTCGCAAGATCGCTTCCGACCTCGACATCGCCTTGCCCGACGGAACCGGCGACCGCGACTATCTGGACCGGCTGGACGGCCTGCTGCC
The genomic region above belongs to Mesorhizobium terrae and contains:
- a CDS encoding histone deacetylase family protein; its protein translation is MPLQIVHHPDYDAGFAVNHRFPMSKYPLLMETLSARGLALPGALHQPRPASANWLKCAHDATYVDQVIDCAVPAKIEREIGFPVGPRVSLRAQLAAAGTVLAARLALEHGIACNAAGGSHHARRAQGAGFCTFNDVAVAALTLLDEGRVGNVLVVDLDVHQGDGTADILRDEPRVFTLSVHGERNYPVRKIASDLDIALPDGTGDRDYLDRLDGLLPVISGQRPWDLVFYNAGVDVHAEDRLGRLSLSDDGIRARERAVIGHFRRRGIPLCGVIGGGYSTDVPALAGRHAILFEEAAAVA